In Methanosarcina barkeri MS, a single window of DNA contains:
- the mtaC gene encoding methanol--corrinoid protein MtaC, translating into MLDLKLEDIDGILVRYNVALEKEMTPDEAAEELYPKDDLIYPVAKAIYEGEEDDVVDALQAAIDAGKKPIDLIDDALMVGMGVVTQLYDDGIIFLPNVMMSADAMLAGIEFCKSQTTEVPEPKGKVVCHVAEGDVHDIGKNIVAALLRANGYEVIDLGRDVPVDEVIAAVEKEKPIMLTGTALMTTTMYAFKEVNDKLLEKGIKLPFACGGGAVNQDFVSQYELGVYGEEAADAPKIADAIVAGTKDITALREEFHKH; encoded by the coding sequence ATGTTGGATTTGAAACTGGAAGACATCGACGGCATATTAGTACGCTACAACGTCGCCCTCGAAAAGGAAATGACACCTGATGAAGCTGCAGAAGAGCTTTATCCCAAAGACGACCTCATCTATCCTGTTGCAAAAGCAATCTATGAAGGAGAAGAGGATGACGTAGTTGACGCACTCCAGGCTGCTATCGATGCAGGCAAGAAGCCAATCGACCTTATCGATGATGCCCTGATGGTAGGAATGGGAGTTGTAACCCAACTCTACGACGATGGTATCATTTTCCTCCCGAACGTTATGATGTCTGCTGATGCCATGCTGGCAGGTATCGAATTCTGTAAGAGTCAGACCACCGAAGTTCCCGAGCCAAAGGGCAAGGTTGTCTGCCATGTTGCAGAAGGCGACGTCCATGACATCGGAAAGAACATTGTTGCTGCCCTTCTGAGAGCAAATGGCTACGAGGTAATTGACCTTGGAAGAGATGTTCCTGTAGACGAAGTAATCGCTGCAGTCGAAAAAGAAAAGCCAATAATGCTCACAGGTACTGCTCTTATGACAACCACCATGTATGCATTCAAGGAAGTTAATGACAAGCTCCTTGAAAAGGGAATAAAACTCCCATTCGCATGTGGTGGCGGTGCTGTGAACCAGGATTTCGTGTCTCAGTATGAACTTGGGGTTTATGGTGAAGAAGCTGCAGACGCCCCTAAGATTGCTGACGCAATCGTTGCAGGTACCAAAGATATCACAGCATTAAGAGAGGAGTTCCACAAACACTGA
- a CDS encoding cation diffusion facilitator family transporter produces MQADKKLDKTHNKIRNRSYTELALSLILTLFKLLAGILGNSTLLLADAVRSFSEFIDECIKLLDFSIGSKPGDESHNYGHGKITTLCMGAGAFILLFASFHMISLNSGEILMFLQGKEPETPEIIALYAATSAFILRNIVAVLTENPELQTKEDFSKARIPVKDVSIISVKRLLIIPIKEVLISCFVILGIGCTFLPGKNFNIADSFAALLLSLYLLGNSGRLLYKIVNELIEASLDEENNLRIKEIINKTENVTGSGELKTRRIGKGIAINAIVNVNNSLSVLEAAEIANLVEERLKAAFTENTYVLIKIEPVPERNQNFKNRGRSSNEKKGEKASLF; encoded by the coding sequence ATGCAAGCGGATAAAAAGCTTGACAAAACCCACAATAAAATCCGCAATAGATCTTATACAGAGCTTGCTTTGAGTTTGATACTGACACTTTTCAAACTGCTAGCCGGGATTTTGGGAAATAGTACTTTGCTTCTTGCCGATGCAGTTCGTTCCTTCTCTGAATTTATTGATGAGTGTATAAAACTCCTGGATTTTTCGATTGGAAGCAAGCCTGGAGACGAAAGCCACAACTACGGGCATGGAAAAATCACAACCCTCTGCATGGGAGCAGGGGCTTTTATTCTTCTTTTTGCAAGTTTTCATATGATTTCCCTGAATTCTGGGGAAATACTCATGTTTTTGCAGGGTAAAGAGCCCGAAACTCCTGAAATTATTGCACTTTATGCAGCAACCTCAGCCTTTATATTAAGAAATATTGTGGCTGTTCTGACAGAAAACCCTGAATTACAGACTAAAGAGGATTTTTCAAAAGCTCGTATACCTGTAAAAGACGTATCAATTATTTCAGTAAAACGCTTGTTAATAATCCCAATAAAAGAGGTATTAATATCCTGCTTTGTTATTTTAGGAATAGGATGCACATTTCTGCCTGGAAAAAACTTTAATATAGCTGATTCTTTCGCTGCGCTTCTTTTAAGCCTCTATCTCCTTGGAAATTCAGGGAGACTTCTTTACAAAATTGTAAATGAACTGATAGAAGCCTCCCTTGATGAAGAAAATAACCTCAGAATCAAGGAGATTATAAACAAAACCGAAAACGTCACGGGTTCCGGAGAACTTAAAACTCGCAGGATAGGGAAAGGTATAGCAATCAATGCCATTGTTAATGTGAATAACTCCCTGAGTGTCCTGGAAGCTGCAGAGATAGCAAATCTCGTAGAAGAGAGGCTGAAAGCAGCTTTTACAGAAAATACATACGTACTGATAAAAATCGAGCCCGTCCCGGAAAGAAACCAGAATTTCAAAAACAGAGGTAGATCCTCTAACGAGAAGAAAGGGGAAAAGGCAAGTTTATTTTAA
- a CDS encoding GTP-binding protein, which produces MQVIVVGGFLGSGKTTTIINMGKYLAEKGKKVAIIVNEIGEVGIDGDVIKKFGFDTKEITNGCICCSLKVGLRVTVTYLANEYKPDILMIEPTGIAFPNIIKKEIELMNLGEQVKIAPLVTLIDGSRFKYLMKEVKEFAMRQIIDAEILGINKIDLIEPIRIPILEASVQQLNPKSRVVLLSGKDTGESFENFMRLVLPDLEELSKEAPTEITEEIKPSKAAPSAPQETENSIEASKVGSYSVEFAVENGSLSTEVARELTTELMNTIKAKVLQLNPEFIGHIKLFLDNGSETVKQNITIYYEEPQEDVIKSKEGATPTLKILSAVSNVDEEAVKAAVNNSVHEVFERKQIKVNKIEHEHEHHEHEHHEHEHHEHEHHEKHKHGDQEEEISE; this is translated from the coding sequence GTGCAGGTCATTGTAGTGGGGGGATTTCTGGGAAGCGGAAAAACCACCACTATTATCAATATGGGCAAATACCTGGCAGAGAAAGGGAAAAAAGTTGCCATTATAGTGAACGAGATCGGGGAAGTCGGAATTGATGGGGATGTGATAAAAAAGTTCGGGTTCGATACGAAAGAGATCACAAATGGATGCATCTGCTGTTCTCTGAAAGTAGGACTAAGGGTAACAGTTACTTATCTTGCAAATGAATACAAGCCTGACATCCTTATGATCGAACCAACAGGCATCGCCTTCCCGAATATAATAAAGAAAGAAATTGAACTTATGAATCTTGGCGAGCAGGTAAAAATCGCCCCTCTTGTGACCCTGATTGACGGCAGCCGTTTCAAGTACCTGATGAAAGAAGTAAAAGAATTTGCTATGAGGCAGATTATTGATGCGGAAATTCTCGGGATAAATAAGATAGACCTGATAGAACCTATTCGAATTCCAATCCTTGAAGCCTCGGTCCAGCAACTGAATCCGAAATCCAGAGTAGTCCTGCTTTCAGGAAAAGACACAGGTGAAAGCTTTGAGAATTTTATGCGATTAGTGCTTCCTGATCTTGAAGAACTATCCAAAGAAGCCCCGACCGAGATAACAGAAGAAATAAAACCTTCTAAAGCTGCACCTTCTGCACCGCAGGAGACCGAAAATTCAATTGAAGCCTCAAAAGTAGGCAGTTATTCTGTAGAGTTTGCGGTTGAAAATGGAAGCCTGAGTACTGAGGTTGCCAGGGAATTAACAACCGAACTGATGAACACAATAAAAGCAAAGGTGCTGCAACTAAATCCCGAGTTTATAGGGCACATCAAGCTTTTCCTGGACAATGGATCAGAAACCGTGAAACAGAACATTACAATATATTATGAAGAGCCCCAGGAAGATGTGATCAAATCAAAGGAAGGAGCTACCCCTACCCTCAAGATACTTTCAGCGGTCTCAAACGTTGACGAGGAAGCTGTTAAAGCTGCTGTAAATAATTCGGTACATGAGGTATTTGAGAGAAAGCAAATAAAAGTAAACAAAATCGAGCATGAACATGAACACCATGAACATGAACACCATGAACATGAACACCATGAACATGAACACCATGAAAAGCATAAGCATGGTGATCAGGAAGAAGAAATTAGTGAGTAA
- a CDS encoding helix-turn-helix transcriptional regulator — translation MSSLIDLIFFSEKRKNLLVQLANGPMDINEIKEVLHVNSCALMPQIKKLKDMDMIVQKGSIYQLSDIGSVIVEKMLPLKAVLDVFDGNKDYWSKHDRSPIPENLIQKIDMLEKCNLDEPDLDHLFEFPQYLRDKLNGSKTIKSFYSYFCPDCPSIHAACAENGAEVHLMLDEKVYNRFKNDFTEEYNVLLKNKVSLYIYSGKIRPSSFMVTDNFFMLKLFGKEGEFDHKKITSFTPSALEWGNELAQYYIDRSTKINYNDEG, via the coding sequence ATGAGTTCACTTATAGACCTGATTTTTTTCTCTGAAAAAAGAAAAAATCTTCTTGTTCAGTTAGCTAACGGGCCGATGGATATTAACGAGATAAAAGAAGTTCTTCATGTAAACTCCTGTGCTCTAATGCCTCAAATTAAAAAACTGAAAGATATGGATATGATAGTGCAGAAGGGAAGTATCTACCAACTTTCGGATATAGGGTCAGTAATCGTTGAGAAAATGCTCCCTCTTAAAGCTGTTCTTGACGTTTTTGATGGAAACAAGGACTACTGGTCAAAGCATGACAGGTCTCCTATTCCCGAAAACCTGATTCAGAAAATTGATATGCTGGAAAAATGTAACTTGGACGAGCCTGATCTTGACCACCTTTTCGAATTTCCACAGTATTTGCGTGACAAACTAAATGGTTCAAAAACTATAAAATCCTTTTACTCTTATTTCTGTCCTGATTGCCCGTCGATCCATGCTGCCTGTGCGGAAAATGGGGCCGAAGTACACCTTATGCTCGATGAAAAAGTGTATAACAGATTTAAAAATGACTTTACAGAAGAATATAATGTGTTGCTTAAAAATAAAGTATCGCTTTATATATACTCCGGTAAAATAAGGCCCTCTTCCTTCATGGTTACAGATAATTTCTTTATGCTGAAACTTTTCGGAAAAGAAGGAGAATTCGATCACAAGAAGATCACGAGTTTTACTCCAAGTGCCCTGGAGTGGGGAAATGAACTGGCTCAGTATTATATAGACCGTTCCACGAAGATTAATTATAACGATGAAGGTTAA
- a CDS encoding acetate uptake transporter — MSENVGTATVIVDKTANAAPLGFTGLGLAAVLLSLSYIGIYPVESMIVSMAIFLGGFAQVFAGIMSWKKGDIFAGTAFSAFGLFWFSLAGLLVMPAIGWAEASSGTAMAAYLFIWGVYTFVMLIVTMRIGVRALQFVFVTLFLLFMLLAVVNATGSTGLLIVAGYVGLVMGLGALYTALGMVMNEIHGKTVIPL; from the coding sequence ATGAGCGAAAACGTGGGAACTGCTACTGTAATAGTTGACAAGACTGCAAATGCTGCCCCTCTGGGCTTTACCGGCCTTGGCCTTGCCGCAGTTCTGTTAAGTCTGAGCTACATAGGGATATATCCTGTAGAATCAATGATCGTCTCCATGGCAATATTTCTGGGTGGGTTTGCCCAGGTGTTTGCAGGAATTATGTCCTGGAAAAAAGGAGATATTTTTGCAGGGACTGCATTCTCTGCTTTCGGTCTGTTCTGGTTCTCACTGGCGGGATTGCTTGTTATGCCTGCAATCGGCTGGGCTGAGGCTTCGTCCGGAACTGCTATGGCCGCTTATCTCTTTATCTGGGGCGTCTATACCTTTGTTATGCTGATCGTTACTATGAGAATAGGAGTCCGTGCCCTCCAATTTGTATTTGTTACATTATTTTTGTTATTTATGTTGCTTGCTGTTGTAAACGCAACCGGCAGTACAGGGTTGCTTATAGTGGCTGGCTATGTAGGACTTGTTATGGGCCTTGGAGCTCTTTATACAGCTCTTGGCATGGTAATGAACGAAATTCACGGAAAAACTGTAATCCCACTCTAA
- a CDS encoding GTP-binding protein, protein MKCMLIGGFSESGKTTLIRKLVEHLGKQGQKVAVIADEIGETGINGDTISEGEVETREITSDCVYCPLKINMEYTLRNLIASYNPDTIIIEPTGITPPGQIKRNIENMGIPGITFAPIVNLVDASRLSQKTGELQNFMINQIGEAEILGINKVELINNREELLEICLFLRKLNPRARMIHFSAQQGGENLDKLIELLEKTSRRGVTLSRENSIQISGVSAYSS, encoded by the coding sequence ATGAAATGTATGTTAATCGGAGGATTCTCGGAAAGCGGGAAAACCACACTGATAAGAAAACTTGTTGAACATTTGGGAAAACAGGGACAGAAAGTGGCAGTTATCGCTGACGAGATAGGAGAAACAGGGATCAATGGAGACACGATCTCGGAAGGGGAAGTTGAAACCAGGGAAATTACAAGTGACTGTGTCTACTGTCCCCTGAAAATCAACATGGAATACACCTTGAGAAATCTCATTGCATCTTACAACCCAGACACTATTATAATAGAACCCACAGGAATAACTCCCCCTGGACAAATAAAAAGAAATATTGAGAATATGGGAATCCCGGGAATAACTTTTGCCCCGATAGTGAATCTTGTGGATGCCAGCCGCCTGAGTCAGAAGACGGGCGAGCTGCAGAATTTCATGATAAATCAGATAGGTGAGGCTGAGATCCTGGGCATCAATAAAGTAGAACTTATAAATAATCGTGAAGAACTCCTGGAAATCTGCCTTTTCCTGCGCAAATTAAACCCCAGAGCAAGAATGATTCATTTTTCGGCCCAGCAGGGAGGAGAAAATTTAGACAAATTGATCGAACTGTTGGAAAAGACCAGTAGGAGAGGAGTAACCCTGAGCAGAGAAAACTCGATTCAAATTTCTGGAGTTTCGGCCTATTCGTCCTAA
- a CDS encoding hydantoinase/oxoprolinase family protein gives MHFSLGIDAGGTYTDAAIIRDSDGSVIESSKALTTYPDPLPGMKNAIDALNPEHLKDIKLVSVSTTLSTNTILESTGFPVGLIMVGDYIIPEKLPTDYWIAVSGGHNSDGEELKALDLDSVEEFALKVKDKVSAFAVSSYFSNRNPEHELAVKKAVKELTGHPVVCGHELSQDLGAYERAITAFLNAQLIPITHKFIQAIVKEFEIRGINANLLMLKCDGSVVGIEEALEKPIETIFSGPAASLVGASYLSRLDTCAMIDVGGTSTDVAMMENGLPQLSNMGAVVGGWQTRVKAIRMETSATGGDSHIWVKGDRIYIGPRRVIPLCRASVIYPGFREKLKSNRVAKGYLCESIQVTKFYVRTGFKPIELKAGEREIYKHIGNEPVSFGDLLIALKKRPSPSILDSLVKKRLIQAIGFTPTDALHVLGEYTEWDVEAATIGASMLGRIVKQSPETFSAEAKHKVARNIAEDLIAYLIEGMPRNEIDRVLLGRNYTRFRVEIPVVLLGGPVKAYVENLKNLINADFIVPEYADVGNAVGALVGKGIKRVEILIKTKVIKTKVIKSLEVEAENIDNEAHEKCTAEEILPYQTKNEFIVFSPSERNKFESYSEAVEFAEKLGRQLVMDYMVSAGLQKENIKIDVSRKHLAPSGWTDVPLETKLVFVGIGIPKTTITA, from the coding sequence ATGCACTTTAGTCTTGGAATCGATGCAGGGGGCACTTATACTGATGCCGCTATCATTAGAGATTCAGATGGATCTGTGATAGAATCCAGTAAAGCGCTAACTACATACCCCGATCCTCTCCCTGGAATGAAAAACGCTATTGATGCGCTGAACCCGGAGCATCTTAAAGATATTAAACTGGTATCTGTATCTACAACCCTGTCTACAAATACCATTCTGGAAAGTACGGGGTTTCCGGTAGGGTTAATCATGGTAGGAGATTATATTATTCCTGAGAAACTTCCTACAGACTACTGGATAGCGGTTTCTGGTGGACATAACAGTGACGGAGAAGAACTGAAGGCTCTTGACCTTGACTCAGTAGAAGAATTTGCCCTCAAGGTAAAAGATAAGGTTTCGGCTTTTGCAGTTTCTTCATATTTCAGTAACCGTAACCCGGAACATGAGCTTGCTGTCAAAAAAGCTGTAAAGGAACTTACAGGTCACCCTGTGGTGTGCGGGCACGAACTTTCACAGGATCTTGGAGCCTATGAAAGGGCTATAACTGCATTTCTTAACGCCCAGTTAATTCCTATTACTCACAAGTTTATCCAAGCTATAGTTAAGGAGTTCGAAATCCGGGGTATAAACGCAAACCTGCTGATGCTGAAATGTGACGGATCGGTAGTGGGAATAGAAGAAGCCCTGGAAAAGCCCATTGAGACAATATTTTCAGGGCCTGCCGCAAGCCTTGTTGGGGCATCTTATCTGAGCAGACTCGATACCTGCGCTATGATCGATGTTGGCGGCACGAGCACGGATGTAGCCATGATGGAAAACGGGCTTCCCCAACTCAGCAATATGGGTGCCGTTGTCGGAGGCTGGCAAACCCGGGTAAAAGCAATTCGTATGGAGACCTCTGCAACGGGAGGAGACAGCCATATCTGGGTGAAAGGCGACAGAATTTATATAGGCCCTCGTCGGGTAATTCCACTCTGCCGAGCTTCGGTCATATACCCCGGTTTCAGGGAAAAACTGAAATCGAACAGGGTTGCAAAAGGGTATCTCTGCGAAAGCATTCAGGTAACAAAATTTTATGTCAGGACCGGCTTCAAACCTATCGAATTGAAGGCAGGAGAGAGGGAAATATACAAGCACATCGGAAATGAGCCTGTTTCCTTCGGTGACCTGCTCATAGCCCTGAAAAAACGTCCTTCCCCATCCATTCTGGACTCATTAGTCAAGAAAAGGTTAATCCAGGCAATAGGCTTTACGCCTACCGATGCCCTTCATGTACTTGGAGAATATACCGAATGGGATGTAGAGGCTGCAACAATCGGAGCTTCCATGCTTGGGAGGATAGTTAAGCAGAGCCCAGAAACTTTCAGTGCGGAAGCAAAACACAAGGTTGCGCGAAATATTGCCGAAGATCTTATTGCCTATCTTATAGAAGGAATGCCTAGAAACGAGATTGACAGGGTTCTTCTCGGAAGGAACTATACCCGTTTTAGAGTTGAAATTCCTGTGGTGCTTCTAGGAGGACCTGTAAAAGCATATGTTGAGAATCTCAAAAACCTGATTAATGCTGACTTCATAGTTCCAGAGTACGCTGATGTTGGCAATGCTGTCGGAGCTCTTGTCGGTAAAGGAATTAAAAGAGTAGAGATTCTTATAAAAACAAAAGTTATAAAAACAAAAGTTATCAAGTCTCTTGAAGTTGAGGCTGAAAATATAGATAATGAGGCTCACGAGAAATGCACTGCAGAAGAGATCTTGCCGTATCAAACTAAAAACGAGTTCATCGTCTTTTCCCCATCTGAAAGAAATAAATTTGAAAGCTATAGTGAAGCAGTTGAATTCGCAGAAAAACTTGGAAGACAGCTTGTTATGGACTACATGGTGAGTGCAGGACTTCAAAAGGAGAATATAAAAATAGACGTAAGTCGGAAGCATCTAGCTCCGAGCGGCTGGACTGATGTGCCCCTGGAAACAAAACTTGTTTTCGTAGGAATAGGAATCCCAAAAACTACGATTACAGCTTGA
- a CDS encoding TATA-box-binding protein codes for MEYTITIENVVASTTLAEDFDLLKIEAGLEGAEYNKAKFPGLVYRIENPKAAFLIFTSGKVVCTGAKTVKNAKMAIINLANTLQSIGCEKINLEPEVHIQNIVATADLKTNLNLNTIVIAFGMENVEYEPEVFPGLVYRLESPKVVVLIFSSGKLVITGGKSPEDCEEGLQVIKTEFDNLGLLY; via the coding sequence ATGGAGTATACAATAACTATAGAGAATGTGGTGGCATCCACCACCCTGGCGGAAGATTTCGACCTGCTGAAGATAGAGGCCGGACTGGAAGGAGCAGAATATAACAAAGCTAAGTTCCCTGGTCTGGTCTACAGAATTGAGAATCCAAAAGCTGCTTTTCTGATTTTCACTTCAGGAAAAGTGGTATGTACCGGAGCTAAGACCGTCAAAAACGCTAAGATGGCCATAATCAATCTGGCTAACACGCTCCAGTCCATTGGATGCGAGAAAATAAATTTAGAACCTGAGGTTCATATTCAGAACATTGTTGCCACCGCTGATTTGAAAACAAACCTGAACCTGAATACCATTGTTATAGCCTTTGGTATGGAGAACGTAGAGTATGAGCCAGAGGTATTTCCTGGGCTTGTTTACAGACTTGAGTCGCCCAAGGTAGTAGTGCTCATATTCAGCTCTGGCAAACTGGTGATCACAGGCGGCAAATCTCCTGAGGATTGTGAGGAGGGCCTGCAGGTTATAAAGACAGAGTTTGATAACTTAGGCCTTCTTTATTGA
- the mtaB gene encoding methanol--corrinoid protein co-methyltransferase MtaB, whose amino-acid sequence MVKKYTSMAYANADELIFGQSKFPVKAGLGLEIGAGYTTPEINYAPRPGAGVSKEKLIKEYERITTDVMSRMVQIGAPSIVLETEHVQQMSNNPEWGGAVAHAQKTIMEEYHDEYGIKCALRHTIGDIRETRDYLDLRGDKYSTFMEAFEEAANNGADMLAVESMGGKEIFDYSILRNDTAGILFGIGVLGSMDMEMVWKDISDVAKKTGTVSSGDTDCAQANTAMFIAGGLLDKNLAHTTAIVARAISAARSLCAYEAGAVGPGKDCGYENSIIKAIAGVPIAQEGKTSTCAHSDLMGNIVMQCCDLWSNESVEYHGEFGGTTVQCWSETLAYDCSMMNVALKTGKAKDLRDILVLSDKYRDPQGYVIAYDNAYRVAQAIAKDGENNYLRAKNAAIECCNIIEEGTNSGKLRLTRFETNALAKVKADLEALTDDADQFMSDNLTKFKQEVAVFRPENYGL is encoded by the coding sequence ATGGTAAAAAAATACACTTCAATGGCTTACGCTAACGCAGATGAACTGATTTTCGGGCAATCAAAATTCCCTGTAAAAGCAGGGCTTGGCCTTGAGATTGGTGCCGGTTACACGACTCCCGAAATAAACTACGCCCCAAGGCCTGGAGCCGGCGTATCCAAAGAAAAGCTTATAAAAGAGTATGAAAGGATCACCACCGACGTTATGTCAAGGATGGTTCAAATAGGAGCACCCTCTATTGTGCTTGAAACTGAACACGTCCAGCAGATGTCCAACAACCCTGAGTGGGGAGGAGCTGTTGCACATGCCCAGAAGACCATCATGGAAGAATATCATGATGAATACGGTATAAAATGTGCACTCCGCCATACAATTGGAGATATCCGTGAGACCAGGGACTACCTAGATCTCAGAGGAGACAAGTACAGCACCTTTATGGAAGCCTTTGAAGAAGCTGCCAATAATGGTGCAGATATGCTTGCAGTTGAATCAATGGGTGGTAAGGAAATCTTTGACTATTCTATTCTGAGGAACGACACTGCAGGCATCCTCTTCGGGATCGGTGTGCTCGGCAGTATGGACATGGAAATGGTCTGGAAGGACATTTCAGATGTTGCAAAGAAGACAGGAACTGTATCTTCAGGTGATACGGACTGTGCCCAGGCAAACACTGCAATGTTCATTGCAGGCGGTCTGCTTGACAAGAACCTTGCCCACACAACTGCAATTGTTGCAAGGGCAATCTCTGCAGCCAGGTCTCTCTGTGCATATGAAGCCGGTGCAGTCGGCCCCGGAAAGGACTGTGGTTACGAGAACAGCATCATAAAGGCCATTGCAGGTGTCCCGATTGCTCAGGAAGGTAAGACCTCAACCTGTGCTCACTCTGACCTGATGGGTAACATTGTTATGCAGTGCTGTGACCTCTGGTCCAACGAATCCGTTGAATACCACGGTGAATTCGGCGGTACAACTGTACAGTGCTGGTCCGAGACCCTTGCATACGACTGTTCCATGATGAACGTTGCCCTTAAGACCGGAAAAGCAAAGGATCTCAGAGACATTCTCGTGCTCTCGGACAAATACAGAGACCCACAGGGCTATGTGATTGCTTACGACAATGCCTACAGAGTAGCACAGGCAATCGCAAAAGATGGAGAGAACAACTACCTCCGTGCAAAGAACGCAGCAATCGAATGTTGCAACATCATCGAAGAAGGTACCAACTCCGGCAAACTCAGACTTACAAGATTCGAAACCAATGCTCTTGCAAAAGTTAAGGCCGATCTCGAAGCCCTCACCGATGATGCTGACCAGTTCATGAGCGACAACCTGACCAAGTTCAAACAAGAAGTTGCCGTTTTCAGACCCGAAAACTATGGGCTCTAA